From Anaerolineae bacterium, the proteins below share one genomic window:
- a CDS encoding response regulator transcription factor, which translates to MSVRILLIEDDEGIVRFLRRALSYEGYTVNVATDGETGLEMALQTLPDLVILDWMLPGMDGLEVLRRLRAHGQWPVLMLTAKDAIQDRVEGLDMGADDYLTKPFNLDELLARIRALLRRTQTSEAPEVLRFADLELDTGTRQARRGDRIIDLSAREYELLELFMKHPRQVLTRPQIYSEVWGHDFSGESNILEVYIRYLRRKLEAGGEPRLLHTVRGVGYVLREETP; encoded by the coding sequence ATGAGCGTTCGCATCCTTTTAATTGAAGACGATGAAGGCATCGTCCGCTTTCTGCGGCGGGCGTTGAGTTACGAAGGGTACACGGTGAATGTGGCCACTGACGGCGAAACCGGTCTGGAAATGGCCCTCCAAACCCTGCCGGATCTGGTCATTCTGGACTGGATGCTGCCGGGGATGGACGGGCTGGAGGTTCTACGGCGTCTGCGGGCCCACGGCCAATGGCCCGTGTTAATGCTCACCGCCAAAGATGCGATCCAGGATCGGGTGGAAGGGCTGGACATGGGGGCCGACGACTACCTCACCAAGCCCTTCAACCTGGATGAACTGCTGGCCCGCATCCGCGCCCTGCTGCGCCGCACGCAGACCAGCGAAGCCCCCGAGGTGCTCCGCTTTGCCGACCTGGAACTGGACACCGGTACCCGTCAGGCCCGCCGCGGCGACCGCATCATCGACCTCAGCGCCCGGGAGTATGAACTGCTCGAATTGTTCATGAAGCATCCCCGCCAGGTACTTACACGCCCCCAAATCTACAGCGAAGTCTGGGGACACGACTTCAGCGGCGAAAGCAATATCCTGGAAGTCTATATCCGCTACCTGCGGCGCAAACTGGAAGCCGGAGGCGAACCCCGCCTGTTGCACACCGTGCGGGGTGTGGGGTATGTGCTGCGCGAAGAGACCCCATGA
- a CDS encoding HAMP domain-containing protein — protein MSLQTRLTLLYTSLIGGMLLLFGASVYALLSVLLVRQVDATLLQTAQDLIASIQVSAVGDVKALSLPNLDFTANVFVQVWSPTGKLQQSSPNLGAITTPLDPVGLRQGHPTLRQTRIGQTRLRVLTVPLELSGRPVAVLQVAALLTSVDQARRVLVTALATALLLTVGLALLIGGWAIRRELAPLEEATRIAQTITETGNPSRRIPLPRRHEGDEIGALIHAFNDTLTRLEHQFAVQRRFLADVSHELRTPLTVIKGNVQLMRRFGKADPEALQSIEQEADRLTRLVEELLFLVQAESGHLPLQRKLVPLEELVLEVAQEVRVLAREKPHLRLLVKPLEPATVCGDRDRLKQMLLNLLSNALKYTPDGGEVRVGLFPKEDEALLEVQDTGLGIPPEDIPYLFERFYRADRARQRSKGFGLGLSITYWIVQNHQGTIEVTSQPGKGALFTVRLPLLAEGQPCNGEGNAT, from the coding sequence ATGAGCCTGCAAACCCGCCTGACGCTGCTCTACACCTCCCTCATCGGTGGTATGCTGCTGCTGTTTGGGGCGTCGGTGTACGCCCTGCTGAGTGTGTTGCTGGTGCGCCAGGTGGACGCCACCCTCCTCCAGACGGCCCAGGACCTCATCGCCAGCATCCAGGTCAGCGCCGTGGGGGATGTCAAAGCGCTCAGCCTGCCCAACCTGGATTTCACCGCCAATGTCTTCGTCCAGGTGTGGAGCCCCACAGGGAAACTCCAGCAAAGTTCGCCCAACCTGGGCGCCATCACCACACCCCTGGACCCGGTGGGGTTGCGCCAGGGGCATCCCACCCTACGCCAGACCCGCATCGGTCAGACCCGCCTGCGCGTGCTCACCGTACCGCTGGAACTCAGCGGACGCCCCGTGGCCGTGCTGCAGGTGGCCGCCCTGCTCACCAGCGTGGATCAAGCCCGCCGGGTGTTGGTCACCGCCCTGGCAACAGCCCTGCTGCTCACCGTGGGCCTGGCCCTGCTCATCGGGGGATGGGCCATCCGCCGCGAATTGGCCCCCCTGGAGGAAGCCACCCGCATCGCGCAAACCATCACCGAAACCGGCAACCCCTCTCGGCGTATTCCCCTTCCCCGGCGCCACGAAGGTGACGAAATCGGGGCCCTCATCCATGCCTTCAACGACACTCTGACCCGCTTGGAGCACCAGTTCGCCGTGCAACGCCGCTTTCTGGCCGATGTAAGCCACGAACTGCGCACACCGCTCACCGTGATCAAAGGCAATGTCCAACTGATGCGCCGCTTTGGCAAAGCGGACCCCGAAGCCCTGCAAAGCATCGAGCAGGAGGCCGACCGCCTCACCCGCCTGGTGGAAGAACTCCTCTTCCTGGTCCAGGCCGAAAGCGGCCACCTCCCCCTCCAGCGGAAGCTCGTCCCCCTGGAGGAACTGGTGCTCGAAGTGGCCCAGGAGGTGCGCGTGCTGGCCCGCGAAAAGCCGCACCTGCGCCTGCTGGTGAAGCCGCTGGAACCGGCCACCGTGTGCGGCGACCGCGACCGGCTGAAGCAGATGCTCCTCAACCTGCTGAGCAACGCGCTCAAGTACACGCCCGACGGCGGTGAGGTGCGGGTGGGGCTCTTCCCTAAGGAAGACGAAGCCCTCCTGGAGGTCCAGGACACCGGGCTGGGCATTCCCCCCGAAGATATCCCCTATCTCTTCGAGCGTTTTTACCGCGCTGACCGCGCCCGGCAACGCTCCAAAGGGTTCGGGCTGGGGTTGTCCATCACCTATTGGATTGTGCAAAACCACCAGGGGACCATTGAAGTGACTTCTCAACCCGGCAAAGGCGCCCTGTTTACCGTGCGGCTCCCGCTGCTTGCCGAGGGTCAACCCTGCAACGGAGAAGGAAACGCCACCTGA
- a CDS encoding lytic transglycosylase domain-containing protein produces MASGGFDWPEVEAAPEGVQGTAGPQGCLLGFLIPLLGLVLVALGTALVSAVQWPTQAAATPKPPQQAQVAPQPQGAAEAAARLAPFFTPEVQYWAPLIRRWSEDYGLDPNLIATVMQIESCGDPQALSRSGARGLFQVMPFHFRPHEDPFQPDTNARRGLTYLRQALQRAQGDVRLALAMYNGGPGVLTWPMAYWPAETQRYVGWGVGIYADAQAGKSTSPTLARWLAAGGASLCQRAHRRLGLP; encoded by the coding sequence ATGGCGTCCGGCGGTTTTGACTGGCCCGAGGTGGAGGCTGCGCCTGAGGGGGTGCAAGGCACCGCCGGCCCCCAGGGATGTTTGCTGGGCTTCCTCATCCCGCTGCTGGGGCTGGTGCTGGTGGCCCTGGGGACGGCACTGGTGAGCGCCGTGCAGTGGCCCACTCAGGCCGCGGCGACCCCTAAGCCACCGCAACAGGCCCAGGTGGCGCCTCAGCCCCAGGGCGCGGCGGAGGCCGCAGCACGGCTGGCACCGTTTTTCACCCCCGAGGTGCAGTACTGGGCTCCTCTAATTCGCCGCTGGAGCGAGGACTACGGTTTGGACCCCAATCTCATCGCCACGGTGATGCAGATTGAGTCCTGCGGTGACCCGCAAGCCCTCTCCCGCTCCGGTGCCCGGGGGTTGTTCCAGGTGATGCCCTTCCACTTTCGCCCCCATGAGGACCCCTTTCAGCCCGATACCAACGCCCGCCGGGGACTGACCTATTTGCGCCAGGCGCTGCAACGCGCCCAGGGCGATGTGCGTTTGGCATTGGCCATGTACAACGGCGGCCCTGGGGTCCTGACCTGGCCTATGGCGTACTGGCCGGCCGAGACGCAACGCTATGTGGGTTGGGGCGTAGGCATTTACGCCGACGCCCAGGCGGGGAAATCCACTAGCCCCACCTTAGCGCGTTGGCTGGCGGCGGGTGGGGCTTCGTTGTGCCAGCGGGCACACCGCCGCCTGGGCCTGCCGTAG
- a CDS encoding NUDIX hydrolase, with protein sequence MDAKPYRYPYPRPMVTVDVVVFTVREERLQVLLVQRKRPPFAGQWALPGGFIGMDESLEEAALRELAEETGVTQAYLEQLYTYGDPHRDPRGRAITVAYFALIPAGRPIGAEGGDDASQARWFPTDDLPPLAFDHAEIIAYAVRRLRYKLEYTAVGFELLPEEFTLSELQRVYEIILGEKLDKRNFRRRILQADIIEATPHFRIGEGRPARLYRYRSDAVAEVKARRLFP encoded by the coding sequence ATGGATGCCAAGCCTTATCGTTATCCCTATCCGCGCCCCATGGTGACCGTGGATGTCGTCGTCTTCACCGTGCGGGAAGAACGTCTGCAAGTGCTGTTGGTGCAACGCAAAAGGCCCCCCTTTGCCGGCCAATGGGCCCTTCCCGGCGGGTTCATCGGCATGGACGAATCGCTGGAAGAGGCCGCCCTGCGCGAGTTAGCCGAGGAGACGGGCGTCACGCAGGCCTACCTGGAGCAACTTTACACCTACGGCGACCCCCACCGCGACCCCCGTGGCCGGGCGATCACCGTGGCCTACTTCGCCCTCATCCCCGCGGGTAGGCCTATCGGCGCCGAGGGGGGCGACGACGCCTCCCAGGCGCGCTGGTTCCCCACCGACGACCTGCCCCCGCTGGCTTTCGACCACGCCGAGATCATCGCTTACGCGGTGCGCCGTCTGCGATACAAACTGGAGTACACGGCGGTGGGCTTTGAACTGCTCCCCGAAGAGTTCACCCTCAGCGAATTGCAACGGGTCTACGAAATCATCCTGGGGGAAAAACTGGACAAGCGCAACTTCCGTCGTCGCATCCTGCAGGCGGACATCATCGAAGCCACCCCGCACTTTCGCATCGGCGAAGGGCGCCCGGCCCGGCTGTACCGCTACCGCTCCGACGCAGTGGCGGAGGTCAAGGCCCGGCGCCTGTTCCCCTGA
- a CDS encoding CBS domain-containing protein, which translates to MWLPKARPGLLDALLHRRCSPTQGLTARDLMSPGVLTASAEATLGEALAQILAANRRWLVVVDAEGRALGLLHRQRALSVLLPPWPEATRASDLSATDFSGPSFTKPRL; encoded by the coding sequence GTGTGGCTCCCTAAGGCTCGCCCCGGCCTGCTGGACGCCCTGCTCCACCGGCGTTGTTCCCCAACCCAGGGGCTGACAGCCCGCGACTTGATGTCGCCCGGCGTGCTCACCGCCTCGGCCGAGGCCACCCTGGGCGAGGCCCTGGCCCAAATACTGGCCGCCAACCGCAGGTGGCTGGTGGTAGTGGACGCAGAAGGCCGGGCCCTGGGCCTGCTCCACCGCCAGCGGGCCCTGAGCGTGCTCCTGCCTCCATGGCCAGAGGCCACCAGGGCCAGTGACCTTTCCGCTACCGACTTCAGCGGACCTTCCTTTACAAAACCCCGGCTCTGA
- a CDS encoding 30S ribosomal protein S20, with product MPHTKSALKRMRQNEKRRLRNRWFRGRARTFIKKARKAMAAGDLEAARQYTHMAIKALDKAAEKGILHKNTVARYKSRLTKRLNALEAQQQGA from the coding sequence TTGCCGCACACGAAGTCTGCACTCAAACGCATGCGCCAAAATGAGAAGCGCCGCCTGCGCAACCGCTGGTTCCGGGGCCGGGCCCGCACCTTCATCAAGAAGGCTCGCAAGGCCATGGCCGCGGGCGACCTGGAAGCCGCCCGCCAGTACACCCACATGGCCATCAAGGCCTTGGACAAGGCGGCCGAAAAGGGCATTCTGCATAAGAACACGGTGGCGCGCTACAAGAGCCGTCTCACCAAGCGCCTCAACGCCCTGGAAGCCCAGCAACAGGGCGCGTAG
- the argS gene encoding arginine--tRNA ligase: MFAQEQRTIEERIRAFLRQQGVPEPDTFPWAPLNLAKGTWGISINFFQLAADEARSGRLKGVPVPQRAAQLAQAVAEHLDDLPGFAKIEAVKGYLNFYFDPAVYSRRVLDTVLEQGDRFGQGEPKGQRVMVEFSQPNTHKAFHVGHLRNVILGEAVCRILETAGYEVVRANYIGDIGLHVIKWLWNYMKYHAGEEPPAEDKTRWMGDLYAEATRRLDEHPELEAEVRALFARWDAREPEVVALWEKTRQWSLEGFEQIYRLLDVHFDRVYFESEVEEPGKELVERMIEIGIATDERPEGPVVVHLDQLLGLEKETYRSYVVLRSDGTSLYATKDLPLAILKFQEYPDLAQSIYVIDVRQSLYLKQIFKTLELMGYEWADRLHHLAYEIVNLPGNVTMSSREGTVVLLDDLVREARARARAVVEEKNPHLDETLKGKVAFAVAMGAIKYPMLARENTKIVTFDWEQALDFEGVAAPYIQYAHVRANSILRKANFAVPEGLTPSHDLHPTEVELISRIAALPGAVQRAAEEYKPLHIANLAYEMARAFNDFYNQCPVLTAEPAVRDFRLRLVAAARQAIANALRLLAIPAPEVM; encoded by the coding sequence ATGTTTGCGCAAGAGCAACGCACCATCGAAGAGCGCATCCGCGCCTTTCTGCGCCAGCAGGGCGTGCCAGAGCCGGACACTTTCCCCTGGGCGCCGCTGAACTTGGCCAAGGGTACCTGGGGCATCTCCATCAACTTTTTTCAACTGGCAGCCGACGAGGCGCGTAGCGGGCGGCTCAAAGGGGTGCCCGTGCCGCAGCGAGCGGCCCAACTGGCCCAGGCCGTGGCCGAACACTTAGACGATCTGCCCGGCTTCGCCAAAATCGAGGCGGTCAAAGGCTACCTCAACTTCTACTTTGACCCCGCCGTGTACAGCCGCCGGGTGTTGGACACCGTGCTCGAGCAGGGCGACCGCTTCGGCCAGGGCGAGCCCAAGGGCCAGCGGGTCATGGTGGAGTTCTCCCAGCCCAACACCCACAAGGCCTTCCATGTGGGCCACCTGCGCAATGTCATCTTGGGCGAGGCCGTTTGCCGCATCTTAGAGACCGCCGGGTACGAGGTAGTGCGGGCCAACTACATCGGCGATATCGGCCTACATGTGATCAAATGGCTGTGGAACTACATGAAGTACCACGCGGGCGAAGAGCCGCCCGCCGAAGACAAAACCCGCTGGATGGGTGACCTCTACGCTGAAGCCACCCGTCGGCTGGACGAACACCCTGAACTGGAAGCCGAGGTGCGCGCCCTCTTCGCTCGCTGGGACGCCCGCGAGCCCGAAGTAGTGGCCCTGTGGGAGAAGACCCGCCAGTGGTCCCTGGAAGGCTTCGAGCAGATCTACCGCCTGCTGGATGTGCACTTCGACCGGGTGTACTTCGAGAGCGAGGTAGAAGAGCCGGGCAAGGAACTGGTGGAGCGCATGATCGAGATAGGCATCGCCACCGACGAGCGCCCTGAGGGGCCGGTGGTGGTCCACCTCGACCAGTTGCTGGGCCTGGAGAAGGAAACCTACCGCTCCTATGTGGTGCTGCGCTCCGACGGCACCTCCCTTTACGCCACCAAAGACCTACCCTTGGCCATCCTCAAGTTTCAGGAGTACCCCGACCTGGCGCAGAGCATCTATGTCATCGATGTGCGCCAGTCGCTGTACCTCAAGCAAATCTTCAAGACCCTGGAACTCATGGGCTACGAATGGGCTGACCGGCTCCACCACCTGGCCTACGAAATCGTCAACCTGCCGGGCAATGTGACCATGTCCTCCCGCGAGGGCACGGTGGTGCTGCTGGACGACCTGGTGCGCGAGGCCCGGGCGCGCGCCCGCGCTGTGGTGGAAGAAAAGAACCCCCACCTGGACGAAACCCTGAAGGGCAAGGTGGCCTTCGCCGTGGCCATGGGCGCCATCAAGTACCCCATGCTGGCCCGGGAGAACACGAAAATTGTCACCTTCGACTGGGAACAGGCCCTGGACTTCGAAGGCGTGGCCGCGCCCTACATCCAGTACGCCCATGTGCGGGCCAACTCCATCCTTCGCAAGGCGAACTTCGCCGTGCCCGAAGGGCTCACGCCGAGCCACGACCTGCATCCCACCGAGGTGGAGTTGATCTCGCGGATCGCGGCGCTGCCGGGCGCGGTGCAGCGGGCCGCCGAGGAGTACAAGCCCCTGCACATCGCCAACCTGGCCTACGAAATGGCCCGCGCCTTCAACGACTTTTACAACCAGTGCCCGGTGCTCACCGCCGAGCCAGCAGTGCGTGACTTCCGTTTGCGTCTGGTGGCTGCGGCCAGGCAAGCCATCGCCAACGCCTTGCGTTTGCTGGCGATTCCCGCCCCCGAAGTGATGTGA
- a CDS encoding GTPase: protein MAPVHVLIMGAAGRDFHNFNVFFRDNPDYEVVAFTATQIPNIEGRVYPAELAGARYPKGIPIYPESELPRLIRDLKVDQVVFAYSDVSHEYVMHKASQVIAAGADFRLMGLHSTQLKSSKPVVSIGAVRTGCGKSQTTRRVSLILRDMGYKVAVIRHPMPYGDLVKQRVQRFATYEDLDKHECTIEEREEYEPHLDNGMIVFAGVDYEAILRQAEQDADIILWDGGNNDLPFYVSDFHIVVADPHRSGHEMKYHPGEANARMADVFVINKVDTAEPDAVLAVRENLHALNPEALIIEAASPIFVDDPAAIRGKRVLVVEDGPTLTHGEMAYGAGWVAAKRFGAAEIVDPRPYAVGSIRETYAKYPNTGAVLPAMGYGKEQRHELEETINRAEADLVIVGTPIDLGRLLKLNKPYQRVRYELQEIGVPTLEDLLREKFGQA, encoded by the coding sequence ATGGCTCCAGTTCATGTTCTCATCATGGGCGCTGCCGGGCGTGATTTCCACAACTTCAATGTGTTCTTCCGCGACAATCCGGATTACGAAGTGGTGGCGTTCACGGCGACCCAGATCCCCAATATCGAAGGCCGTGTATATCCCGCCGAACTGGCCGGCGCACGCTACCCGAAGGGCATCCCCATTTACCCCGAAAGCGAACTTCCCCGGCTCATCCGTGACCTCAAAGTGGACCAGGTGGTCTTCGCTTACAGCGATGTGTCCCACGAATATGTGATGCACAAGGCCTCGCAAGTCATCGCCGCCGGGGCCGACTTCCGTCTGATGGGGTTGCACAGCACCCAGTTGAAGAGCAGCAAGCCCGTGGTCTCCATCGGCGCGGTGCGCACCGGCTGCGGCAAAAGCCAGACCACCCGCCGCGTCTCCCTCATCCTGCGTGATATGGGGTACAAGGTGGCCGTCATCCGCCACCCCATGCCCTATGGAGATCTGGTCAAACAGCGGGTTCAGCGCTTCGCCACCTACGAGGACCTGGACAAACACGAGTGCACCATCGAGGAGCGCGAGGAGTACGAACCCCACCTGGACAACGGGATGATCGTCTTCGCCGGAGTAGATTACGAAGCCATCCTGCGCCAGGCCGAGCAGGACGCCGACATCATCCTCTGGGACGGCGGGAACAACGACCTCCCCTTCTATGTGAGCGATTTCCACATTGTGGTGGCCGACCCGCATCGGTCCGGTCATGAGATGAAGTATCATCCCGGCGAGGCCAACGCGCGCATGGCCGATGTGTTCGTCATCAACAAAGTGGACACGGCCGAGCCCGACGCCGTGCTCGCCGTGCGGGAGAATCTGCACGCCCTGAACCCCGAGGCGCTGATCATCGAGGCGGCCTCGCCCATCTTCGTGGACGACCCGGCCGCCATCCGCGGCAAGCGGGTGCTGGTAGTGGAAGACGGTCCCACCCTGACCCACGGCGAGATGGCCTACGGCGCGGGCTGGGTGGCGGCCAAACGCTTCGGCGCGGCCGAAATCGTGGACCCGCGGCCCTACGCCGTGGGCTCCATCCGCGAGACCTATGCCAAGTACCCCAACACAGGGGCGGTGCTCCCGGCGATGGGCTACGGCAAGGAGCAAAGGCACGAGTTGGAAGAGACTATCAACCGCGCCGAGGCCGACCTGGTCATCGTGGGCACCCCCATCGATTTAGGCCGCCTGCTCAAACTGAACAAGCCTTACCAGCGGGTACGCTACGAGTTGCAGGAAATCGGCGTACCCACCCTGGAGGACCTGCTGCGCGAAAAGTTCGGCCAGGCGTAG